In one Streptomyces sp. NBC_00597 genomic region, the following are encoded:
- a CDS encoding serine hydrolase domain-containing protein — MGRYHPFPGRRRSRRTTVPAVAALLLAALCAGTDPARPAAACARENFDPATVQKLDAAITKIMKEAGVPGVNIGLWMPGRGVYEKSFGIADKQTGTPMKSDLYTRIGSVTKTFTVTGVLQLVDRGEVRLDDPISRYVSGVPGGGAVTLRQLADMRSGLFDYTTDEAWLAGMRADPHRSYTPRQLLDVAFSHPANFKPGAKWQYSNTNTVLLGMLVEKVSGQGLGDYLRDHVFTPLKLRGTSLPGDSAMPDPHAHGYTDFTPKGAVADATNWNPSWAWAAGGVISDLNDMHTWAPALADGRLLTRKTQAERLRTLPIGNVPGASYGLGILDFNGWLGHNGELPGYETIAAQLPAEKATLVVFVNSDMDHHGKNLSGLIGNAVTSIVTPDHLWPAPVAAPPK, encoded by the coding sequence ATGGGCCGGTACCACCCGTTCCCCGGACGGCGGCGATCGCGCCGGACGACCGTACCCGCCGTCGCGGCCCTGCTGCTCGCCGCACTGTGCGCGGGCACCGACCCCGCCCGGCCCGCCGCCGCCTGCGCGCGCGAGAACTTCGATCCCGCGACCGTGCAGAAGCTGGACGCGGCGATCACGAAGATCATGAAGGAGGCCGGGGTCCCCGGCGTCAACATCGGCCTCTGGATGCCCGGCCGCGGCGTGTACGAGAAGTCCTTCGGCATCGCGGACAAGCAGACCGGCACGCCCATGAAGTCCGACCTGTACACCCGCATCGGCAGCGTCACCAAGACCTTCACCGTCACCGGGGTCCTCCAGCTGGTCGACCGGGGCGAGGTCCGCCTCGACGACCCCATCTCCCGGTACGTCTCCGGCGTTCCCGGCGGGGGCGCCGTCACGCTGCGCCAGCTGGCGGACATGCGCAGCGGTCTCTTCGACTACACGACGGACGAGGCATGGCTCGCGGGAATGCGCGCCGACCCGCACCGCTCGTACACCCCGCGCCAGCTCCTGGACGTCGCCTTCAGCCATCCCGCGAACTTCAAGCCCGGCGCCAAGTGGCAGTACAGCAACACCAACACCGTCCTGCTCGGGATGCTGGTCGAGAAGGTCAGCGGCCAGGGCCTGGGCGACTACCTCCGCGATCACGTGTTCACGCCGCTGAAGCTGCGCGGCACCTCGCTGCCCGGCGACAGCGCCATGCCCGACCCGCACGCCCACGGGTACACCGATTTCACCCCGAAGGGCGCCGTCGCCGACGCCACCAACTGGAACCCCTCCTGGGCCTGGGCCGCCGGCGGGGTCATCTCCGACCTGAACGACATGCACACCTGGGCCCCCGCGCTCGCGGACGGTCGGCTGCTGACCAGGAAGACGCAGGCGGAGCGGCTCAGGACACTGCCGATCGGGAACGTTCCCGGCGCCTCGTACGGCCTCGGCATCCTCGACTTCAACGGCTGGCTCGGCCACAACGGCGAGCTGCCCGGCTACGAGACCATCGCCGCCCAGCTCCCCGCAGAGAAGGCCACCCTCGTCGTGTTCGTCAACAGCGACATGGACCACCACGGCAAGAACCTGTCCGGCCTGATCGGGAACGCGGTCACCTCGATCGTGACCCCCGATCACCTCTGGCCCGCGCCGGTGGCCGCTCCGCCGAAGTAG
- a CDS encoding MarR family transcriptional regulator, which translates to MGENSHDRVLSFLVRHTWLSMRAAIGAELEEFGLTVPQFATLMIVKSSPGMSVAQLARSVGSSRQAANEMLAALERDGLITRSAHPTDRRTHQVHLTGLGATRYEDALPAVRRREAELQAGLAPDQREAVFAWMSAISTACHEPGVG; encoded by the coding sequence GTGGGCGAGAACAGCCACGATCGCGTGCTGAGTTTCCTGGTCCGCCACACCTGGCTCAGCATGCGGGCCGCGATCGGGGCCGAGTTGGAGGAGTTCGGCCTCACCGTGCCGCAGTTCGCGACCCTGATGATCGTGAAGTCGTCCCCGGGCATGTCGGTCGCGCAGCTGGCCCGTTCGGTCGGGAGCAGCCGCCAGGCCGCTAACGAGATGCTCGCGGCCCTCGAACGCGACGGGCTGATCACCCGCTCCGCGCACCCCACCGACCGCAGGACGCACCAGGTGCACCTCACCGGTCTCGGAGCGACCCGCTACGAGGACGCGCTCCCGGCCGTCCGACGACGGGAGGCCGAGCTGCAGGCGGGACTGGCGCCGGATCAGCGCGAGGCGGTCTTCGCATGGATGTCGGCGATCTCCACCGCCTGTCACGAGCCGGGGGTCGGCTGA